AGCCAGAGCGAGGCTGCGGGGGCGTCGTACGGCCTTTCGCCTTACGGATCGAAGCGGCGCAGGAGCTTGATCTTACCGTGCACCATCTTCACGATGCCCTCCTGCGAGAGCTCCTGTAGGACCCGGTTGAGCGACGGCCGCGCCACACCGAAGCGGTCGGCGATGTCTTGCTGGCGGGCATAGGTGTCGTGCGTGTGCAGGTAGGTCAGGAGTTGCTCGCGGAGCGACTTGAGGGCGAAGCTGCCGATGCGTTGCGTGAGGGCAAAGCACTTGTCCGAGATCTCGCGCAGGTAGTTCTCCATCATGCGCATATCGGCGTGCAGCATCTTGAGCAGGGTGTCGCGATGGATCACGAGCAGCTCGCTCTCCGTGGTCGTCTCGATGCTGACCGGGAAGACGTTGTGCGTGGCCATGAGGAAGGCCGGCGCCAGCACGTCCCAGTCCGCGAATTGCTCCACGATGATTTGCTTGCCGCCCGCGCCGGCCATCCAGGCGTTGACCTGCCCGTGGCAGACGATGAGCAGCGTCCGACACGTGTCGCCCTGCATGGCTGCGAAGGAGCGCGGCGGGTAGGAACGGAGGGCGTAGCCATAGGTCTCGAGGAGTTCCGTGGCGCGCTCCGGCGTCAGCCCTCGGAAGAGCGCGCAGTGTTCGGTCAAATCTTTTGTCATCATGGGGGCAAAAGTAGGGATCGAAAGGCGTACAAGCCGCTGTTCGTGCCGCTTTTGGGAGGTCGGCAGCCGTTGGCGGAGCCATTTGGGGCACGTTTGGGTGGTCGGCAGTGCGGCAAGCTCGGAAAAGTGCCTCGTGTGGGGGCCATCACCCCGTGCAGGCCCCTCAAAGAGGCGTTTGCCACATTCCCCCGATAAAATGGAATCCAAAAAACAGCGTAGAAGAAAACCACATGATTCAGTCGGATTGAATTGATAAGGTATATAAGAATCACATGGCTCAATCCACTCCTATTAACTCAGTAGATGAGAATCCCCTGATAGAATCGGGTCAAATAAACAGCGTATATTTGAGTCGAATTATAGAGGTGTGTCTTATTGATGCTGTATATATAAGCCGCATGATAGGATCGGTAAAAATATACGGCGCATATTTGATCCACTTTATAGAAGTGACTGTAATTAACTTCGTATATTTGATCCATTTGATAGAAGTGATTGGCAGATACGATGTGTATGGGAGCCGATTGAATCGTTGAATGGATAAAGACGAGGTATCTATTTACCGATGAATAGAAGGGATTTCGATAGACATTGATAAACGGAATCGATGGATAGATGGGATTTCAATCCGCTGCGTGGATAAGCATCGATGGATAGATGGGATTTCAACAAACCGCTAAATGTTACCTTTGCACGAGGTGCAAGGGGGTAAACGAGGCACGTTTGGCCTCCTGCACGGCCTGCACATAGACAAACGAGGAGAAAAAGAGATGGAAGAAGAAGTGCAAATCCAAAAACTCAGTCAGGAGCGGCTTGACAACGCCCTGCACCTGCATTTTCACGCCTCCGTTCGCGATTGGCTGCGCGAGGCGGACTTGAAAAAGATCGGGTTGCCGAAGGAACTCGTCGAGGAGTACGAGAAATGTGTCCAAGACGAGCAGGAGATGATTAAGGAGACCCGCGCGCGGTTTGAGACACCACATATCGCAAAGAAGGAGAAGGAATGCAACCATTGGCTGTCGTACATCGCGGCCGTGGTGCGGGCCATGCGCCTCTCGCCGGATCCGGACGAGGTGAAGGCCGCCGAAATGCTCTACCTCCTGTGGCGCTCCGATAAGCCACTTCAGGGAGTGTCCCTCGGGCGGAAGTCAGCCGGCATAACGTCCCTGCTGATCGATCTCAAAGATGACCGCTACGCCCCACTTATTACGCGCCTCCGACTCGACCGCGGCGTGCAACTGCTCGATGAGGCGAACCAGGCACTGGAAGACTTACAGCTGCAACGAATTAAGGCGCGGTCGAAGCCAGACCTGCCCTCGTCTACCGACCTCCGCCCCACGACGGACGCCGTCTATCGCCGCATCGTCAAGTATTTAGAGCTGTCGTACATGAACGCCTCGCCCGATGGACAGGCCGCTATCACCGAGCTGGTACATCTGATCAATAAGATGGTCGACCATACCCGCACAGCCTACAAGCAGAGCCTGTCGCAACGCCGCGCCCGCCGTCGCCAAAAGGAAGCCAGAGAGGAGGGGCAGTCGTGACGCAATCGAAGGAACTATGTTTGTCTTCGGCAAGCGATAAAAGATAATGTACATGAAGACGAAAGCCATCTACAATTTGGAAGCAGCTGCAGCCCTTATTGATAAACAGGACGAGCGCTATTACACGGCTAGCATACACCACGCCTATTATGCCGTGTTTCAGTACATGAAGTACGTATTGGCAAACACCGGAACGTCCCCGCTGTCCTACAAAGAGCAGGATGAGAAAGCGAGGAGTAAGGGGTCACACAAATACGTGATTGAGCAGATCGTACTGCGGATCGCTCTACAGATGGGCACCTATAAGAAGGCGCGAAAGTTTGGATAGGCGGTGCGTGAATTGAAAGGAGAAAGGGTGGAAGCCGATTACAGTACACGGCTGTTCACTTTAGAGGAATGTCTGGCGTGCAAACAACAGGCAGAAGATTTGATTGCGAAACTGGTAATATATTTAGAGACCTATGAGAGATCTTGAGTTGGAACAGATCCTGCGGCGATGGGCGCAGGACTTGGTCAGTCGCTACACCTGGCTGACGATCCGATTTGAATACAGCGAAAGGAGAGGCGTATACCTCGTCTCCTACTCACCCTCAGAAAAGATTGACGAGAGCGAATCTTTTGCCCGTGAGACGATGGAATTCGAGAATCGGATGAATGATCTATACGACGACAACGCACCGCTATTCTGCGACGAGGAGGAGCTTTTCAAGCTCTCTTCTGAGGCGGAGGTGATCCGTTACCACACACCCGAGAAGGTGGATCAGCATAGCGTGCCGAAGAAAAAGAAGTCGTCGTTAGCTGCCGCTATACTCTGAGTCACGCGGCCTGCGGCGTCCTATGAATCAGCCCTGCCGGTGGGAAGGTGAAGACCTCACCCTTTCAGCCGGCAGGGCTTTTTACGTCCCTCGCCCGTTTCCTCCCCATTGATAGGGAGAAAAGGGGAGTTTGCATTCTCTGCAGAGCCGCATAAACAGCTATAATTAGGGAGGGGCCACGGGCAGGGGCGGGCGTACTTTTGCGCCCGCTAAAAATCAATTGTAATAGAAGAACAGTATGACAAAAAGAACTACGCAGTTTTATCTGCTCACCCTCCTCTTTCTGCTCTGCACCGCCACCACGGCCCTGGCACAGCGACGCGTGGAGGGACGCGTGGTAGACAACGAAACGGGTGAGACACTGCCCGGCGTGAACCTCGTCACCCGAAACGGGACGTATGCCGTCACCGACGAAAAGGGTACCTACAACTTGTCCATCACACGGGGCGACTCGGTCACCGTCTCCTATGTCGGCTATGAGCCGCAGACCCTCCCCGCCTTTTACCTCATCGACCATCACGAGATCCGCCTGAAGACGGGCGCAGAGCTTCGCGAGGTGGTCGTCACCGCCAGTATCGCCAGCGCACGCAACGCCAAGGCCGTCGGATCGAAGATCGACAAGGTGGACGTGGAGCGGCTCATGGATCAGGGCACAGGCTCGAACCTGGCCGACATTATCGACGGACGCATCAGCGGTGTGCAGATGTTCCAATCTAACGGTAAGGTGGGTATGCCCATCCGCTTCAACATGCGCAGCGGCGCTACGCTCAGCATGGACCGCGACCCGATCATCTACGTCGACGGTGTGCGCTACAATAACTCCCATACGTCGGACATCAACACCTCGCAGGACGCCATGAGCTCCCTCAACGACCTGCCGCTGGAGGACATCGCCTCCATCGACGTTATCAAGGGTCCAGCCGCCGCAGCCTCCTACGGCGCCGAGGCGGCCAACGGTGTCATCGTCATCACCACCAAGCGTCGCAGCTCGGCCGCAGCCGACGGCGGCAACCTGACGGGGACTGTCAAGTTCACCCAAGGCGTCAACACGTTAGCCCGCCGATACACGCAGTTCGTCAACAACGACGACATCAATAACTTCTTCGTCAACGGCAACATCACCCGCGTCTACGCCAACCTATCCAAGCGGTTCGCGCCCGGCAACCAGCTCTATTTCTCGCTCGACGAGAACCACACCGCCGGTATCATCCCCGGCAACCGCGACGTGCGCCACGCCCTCATGGCCGCCTACGACGTGACCCAAGATAAGTTCGGCATGAACGTCAGCTTGCGTTACATCAACGGCTCGCTCAGCCTGCCGCAGACGGCGCAGGGAAAGAACGATGCGATCTGGAACCTTATGCGCACGCAGAAGCCGTGGGGCTACGTCAGTGAACGCACCTGGCGCGCACAGTCGTGGACGTACGACAACGACCGCGTCATCGGTCAAGCCCGCCTCAGCTACCTCTTGCCCGGCGCTGTGAAGGTCGAGACGCTCCTCGGTATGGACGTGAACTTCATCCGCGGTGAATACTTGCTGCCCTACGGCTACCTGCTCAACACGAACGACAAGGGTGCGCGCAACGTCAGCAACCGTCGCAACTCAACGCTCAACTGGGACATCAAGGCCAACCGTCGCTTCGACCTCGGTGGCGGATGGCAGACTACCCTGACGCTCCTCTCGCAGATCGTCCGCCGCTACGAGACGGTCAACACCGTCTCCACAAGCGTCTTCAGCGGCAACGTCACGCAGCTCTCGGCCGCGTCCGAGAAGCAAGTCAGTGAGTCGGACTTTGAGCAGCGCACATGGGGACTCTACGGCGAGGCGTTCTTCAACTATCGCAACACGCTCTTCATCAACGCCGGCCTCCGCCGCGACGCCTCGAACCTGATCGGCGCCAACGTGGCCAGCATCTATTATCCCTCGCTCAGCGTATCGTACAACCAACAGGCCTTCAAGTGGCGCGCCGCCTATGGCGAGTCGGGTCGCCTGCCTTACCCCACCGACGCCCACACGGCCTACGCCCTGACCGGTAGCTCGGCCTACGGTCCGCTCGTGGCGCCCTCCACGCAGGGCAATCCCAACATCCGCCCCGAACGCATGCGCGAGATCGAGCTGGGTACGGACGTCAACCTGAAGCGCCATCGCATCGGCCTCTCGCTCTATGGCCAATTCACCTCAGACGCCATCATCTACGTGCCCCTGCGCAGCTCCCTCGGCTGGCTCGGTTCGCGCCCGGAGAACATCGGTAGTGTGCGCGGCTACGGCTTTGAGCTGAACTGGAACGGCACCGTCTGGGAGAATCGCAGCGCAGGCAACGCCCTCGACCTCTTCGTCAGTGTGAACGGACAAACGAACGAGGTGACGAACACCGGCGGCCGCACGATCGAGAACTTGCCCAACGTGATCAAAGAGGGTCAGCCGGCCTACGCCTTCTATTATAAAAAGGTAGAGGGCGCGCGCTACGATGCCAAAGGCGTCTACAAGGGTGCGCAGGAGAGCAAGGAGTATGAATATCTCGGCAAACCCTTCCCGACGCTCAACGGCGCGGTGGGCTTTGAGCTGAAGCTGTTCCATAACCTCACCTTCAACGCCCGCGTGAACTACGCCGCCGGCGCATCGGTCTACAACCAGAGCTTCTACAACGTGGCCGGCTTGGGCGATAACCTTAAGAAGCGCGAAGACCTCAAGGCCGCGCTCGCCAAGGAGACGCCGGGCACGGACGCTTATCGCGCTACGGCCGAACAGCTGGCGCACACGGAGCGCAATCGCGATAACTACATCGAGAAGGCCGACTTCATCCGCCTCAGCAGCCTCTCCGCGGGCTACGACTTCAGCTCGCCCGTGCGTCGGGCCACGCATCAGCTGATCAAGACGTGTCGCCTGATGCTCTCGGCGCAGAACCTCATCCTCATCACCAACTACAGCGGCGCCGAGCCGCAGATCGAGGCCAACGGCGGCACACGCCAGACGCGTGGCATCGGCAGCCTCTCGCGCGACATCACCAACGCCCCCGCGCCGCGCTCATTCACCGCTTCACTCACCATCGGATTCTAAACAATGACACAGACAGACATAATGAAGAACCTCCGCTATATCCTCCTTTCGGCCGTCGCCCTCGTCACCCTGGCCGGCTGCGACAAATGGATCGACAACGCCAAGACACCCTCCAACTCGCTCACGTACGACGACCTGCGCCGACCCGGCATGATGGCCTCCGTCAAAGGCAAGACCCTCACCGACGGCGCCCTCACGGCCAACGTCAAGACACTGGCCGGACAGGCCTCCTCGGCCGCCTTCATGGCCCTCGGTGCGATGACCGACGAGCTGACACCGACGAAGGTGCCCAACGCCCTCGTCTATAAAGCCCTCAGCGACGACAACGCCTCCTCTGCGGGTGGCGAGGCCGACGGCGTCTTTAACAGTCTCCAGAACCTCCGCGCCCGCGCCGAAGAGCTCCTCGCCATCGAGGCCTCGACGGAAGATGACGGCTCGGCAGGGTACGAGATCGTCCGTGCCTATGCCCGCCACACGGGCCATCTCTATGCCGGCTATGCCTACAAGCTGCTGGCCGACTGCTTCTCGTCGAACCCCTCGGCGGCTGGCGAGGTGCCCGTGAACGGTAAAAACCTCACCCACGAGGCGCTCTACGCCGAGGCCATCACACACCTCCAGGCAGCTGTCCGCGAGGCCGACGCCGAGGTGCTCCGCGGCATGGGTGGTGCCTTCAATCGCGACCTGGCCGTGGGCAGCGCCGAAGCCTTGCTCTGCAAACTCTACATGAGTCGCGGGCAGTACGCCGAAGCCTCTGCCCACCTCGATGCCGCCCTCGGCGAAAAGGCCACGATGCAGATCGTCTACAACGTCAACGGCTCGCCCAACGGCCTCTATTCGACCCTCGGCGAGACGGCCCGCGACGTGGAGGTCGACGCCGACATCGTCAACAGCCTGCGCAACGACGCCGAGCGGAAGGCTGTCCCCACGGCCACGAACAAGGAGGGCAACCGCTACCTCACCAACCTGCAACGCCATAGCCCGTTGACCATCACCGATGGCGCCGAGATGCTCCTCATTCGCGCCGAGTTGATCGTCCGCGGCGTGCGCACGGGCGACGCCCTGGCCACCGTCAACCGCGTC
The sequence above is drawn from the Tannerella serpentiformis genome and encodes:
- a CDS encoding Crp/Fnr family transcriptional regulator; this encodes MMTKDLTEHCALFRGLTPERATELLETYGYALRSYPPRSFAAMQGDTCRTLLIVCHGQVNAWMAGAGGKQIIVEQFADWDVLAPAFLMATHNVFPVSIETTTESELLVIHRDTLLKMLHADMRMMENYLREISDKCFALTQRIGSFALKSLREQLLTYLHTHDTYARQQDIADRFGVARPSLNRVLQELSQEGIVKMVHGKIKLLRRFDP
- a CDS encoding DUF6261 family protein is translated as MEEEVQIQKLSQERLDNALHLHFHASVRDWLREADLKKIGLPKELVEEYEKCVQDEQEMIKETRARFETPHIAKKEKECNHWLSYIAAVVRAMRLSPDPDEVKAAEMLYLLWRSDKPLQGVSLGRKSAGITSLLIDLKDDRYAPLITRLRLDRGVQLLDEANQALEDLQLQRIKARSKPDLPSSTDLRPTTDAVYRRIVKYLELSYMNASPDGQAAITELVHLINKMVDHTRTAYKQSLSQRRARRRQKEAREEGQS
- a CDS encoding HEPN domain-containing protein: MKTKAIYNLEAAAALIDKQDERYYTASIHHAYYAVFQYMKYVLANTGTSPLSYKEQDEKARSKGSHKYVIEQIVLRIALQMGTYKKARKFG
- a CDS encoding TonB-dependent receptor domain-containing protein, producing MTKRTTQFYLLTLLFLLCTATTALAQRRVEGRVVDNETGETLPGVNLVTRNGTYAVTDEKGTYNLSITRGDSVTVSYVGYEPQTLPAFYLIDHHEIRLKTGAELREVVVTASIASARNAKAVGSKIDKVDVERLMDQGTGSNLADIIDGRISGVQMFQSNGKVGMPIRFNMRSGATLSMDRDPIIYVDGVRYNNSHTSDINTSQDAMSSLNDLPLEDIASIDVIKGPAAAASYGAEAANGVIVITTKRRSSAAADGGNLTGTVKFTQGVNTLARRYTQFVNNDDINNFFVNGNITRVYANLSKRFAPGNQLYFSLDENHTAGIIPGNRDVRHALMAAYDVTQDKFGMNVSLRYINGSLSLPQTAQGKNDAIWNLMRTQKPWGYVSERTWRAQSWTYDNDRVIGQARLSYLLPGAVKVETLLGMDVNFIRGEYLLPYGYLLNTNDKGARNVSNRRNSTLNWDIKANRRFDLGGGWQTTLTLLSQIVRRYETVNTVSTSVFSGNVTQLSAASEKQVSESDFEQRTWGLYGEAFFNYRNTLFINAGLRRDASNLIGANVASIYYPSLSVSYNQQAFKWRAAYGESGRLPYPTDAHTAYALTGSSAYGPLVAPSTQGNPNIRPERMREIELGTDVNLKRHRIGLSLYGQFTSDAIIYVPLRSSLGWLGSRPENIGSVRGYGFELNWNGTVWENRSAGNALDLFVSVNGQTNEVTNTGGRTIENLPNVIKEGQPAYAFYYKKVEGARYDAKGVYKGAQESKEYEYLGKPFPTLNGAVGFELKLFHNLTFNARVNYAAGASVYNQSFYNVAGLGDNLKKREDLKAALAKETPGTDAYRATAEQLAHTERNRDNYIEKADFIRLSSLSAGYDFSSPVRRATHQLIKTCRLMLSAQNLILITNYSGAEPQIEANGGTRQTRGIGSLSRDITNAPAPRSFTASLTIGF
- a CDS encoding RagB/SusD family nutrient uptake outer membrane protein; its protein translation is MTQTDIMKNLRYILLSAVALVTLAGCDKWIDNAKTPSNSLTYDDLRRPGMMASVKGKTLTDGALTANVKTLAGQASSAAFMALGAMTDELTPTKVPNALVYKALSDDNASSAGGEADGVFNSLQNLRARAEELLAIEASTEDDGSAGYEIVRAYARHTGHLYAGYAYKLLADCFSSNPSAAGEVPVNGKNLTHEALYAEAITHLQAAVREADAEVLRGMGGAFNRDLAVGSAEALLCKLYMSRGQYAEASAHLDAALGEKATMQIVYNVNGSPNGLYSTLGETARDVEVDADIVNSLRNDAERKAVPTATNKEGNRYLTNLQRHSPLTITDGAEMLLIRAELIVRGVRTGDALATVNRVITTYDAASALTTQPTLSDIDHLRRVYLFLRGERTLDYRRGLTTAAKQQTWQARRLKWMPLPENETERPNN